TCTGATTAGCTATTTTTGATGTAGCTATAATGCCGCAGGAGGCTAAATTGTCCATAGAGATGTACTCTTATTTGGGCATCGGGAGATTTTTAAATTTAGTCCCGTAATTCTTTTCTGGCTGTCTAGAAGGAGAACTCCCAATTTTTCCGTTGCGAATTCTAATGATTACGTATTCTTAGAAATGTAAGAATAGTGAATACATAGTAAATCTGTCTCAAGCCTTAAAGGGAGTTGTGTTtgaaagtgaaagaaataaaaaaggaaattctcgaGTGCTTCATTCCAATTACTGTTTCCCCTGAGCCGATACATGAAATTGCATGGATTCcttcagtaaaaaaaatggcaaGCAGTGCTTTTACCTCCAGATGGATAGCGGGGAAAGATGGTGCGAACGGTAACTTCTCGATTATTCCTGCGGTTTCCGCTTGCACATGCCCATTAGCCAAGCCTAGCGCGAAAGAATACACGGGTGGGCTTAGGAGTGGGTTGTTATTTCTTTTCtacttaaaatttgaattcatatAATAGCACCGGATGGCGATATGTCGCAAACGCACGTCATTTCCAACTCTACGGATGACTAGTGCGAACTTAATTTATGCCTTCCTCACCATCTCCTTTCTCCCGTCTCTATTGTCGCCTATTACGGCGCATCTTATCTTCGACCACCGTAAAGTCTCCAATAATTTTCTCACTTGCCTCCAGCTTTAAATCACGCGCGTATCCTCGCATCACGCGGTTGCGTCTTCGGCGGGAAAAAATCTTTCGTAGATGGTAATAGTGAGGTCAGTACATTGTTGTTGCGTTTTATCTCCCTTCCATGTGCACTATCCGCGGTATTCCACCCCGTGGGACGGTGTTGTTTCGTTTGCAGCATCGGTATCTACCCGTTTGTGCTTGCATCGCTCTTTTTATAAAAACCCTTTTTTATTCCTAGCCAACGCGTGAGCCTTTAAATGGTCTCGAGTGGAGGGAAGAGGAAAAAGGAACCGATGGCGTTGTTTGAGatgggaaggaagaagaagagtgCGCGCGGTGAGTTGCAGCTGTTGTCCGGATGGCTTTTCGTGCCATCCATCTCCCGCTCCGTATTTAGCACTCATTTCCTCAGGGTCTCCATCACTTCCCTCGCTATCTAGGCCCGGACCGCTTTGTCTCTCCCCTTCACTTGTTCTGTTGTTTCAAGACGCAGGCGCCTTCTTATCGTCTCTCTCGCCTACCTCCTGTTTTCGTTGTGGATTTCTTAATAGggttgtttactatttttttattgcctaaatcgaaaggttattactcctggagtacgcatttcacgcttttagatttttaaatgaccatatctatttttcgcgattaaatgaaaagtgaaaaatttcaagcgcgcgaaaaggcgacggcttagtacgaatgctgggaaaagcccgtgtgacatcattctggttccggctgccgccgtgtgaggccacctaggtgcggggctgtgagcgccgctacgatgcaggctgctagccggTAGAGGAgaacccagctagcaggtagcgcttggcttcaataaggattatgaaCTATATAAGTCCAATTATGAACCTAAAATGAACTATGTAAGTCAGCAAAAATTGAatccgacatcgacctgaagacgccggttggaataccggcgaaactgtcgtcacaaagaaaatccacgcggtgaaacccaggaacatggagacatcatctagacaacgccgcggaaaactacgcatcaaggattattaatatcaaacgaaggaaactttccgaccataggcaattttaataagtgattattaatagatgtttccctgagctctgtgcctcatgcatgcattggtaacctcagacgatgtataactcctatcctctcgtgtagaaactaggtccctgtgacgtcacgtggagtggtatcgcatgggcgccaatcgggcctttttcaaatgaggataaaatttggccctggccattcgtctaaactgggatttcaaaaaccaaataatttgcatattatgaatacactaatggtgggtaacgaatcgcaatcaatgcctttcgttttctttgatgaaggaaacttccgtATTGCTTTTTTTCTTGGTTGAAGCTCTCGCAGGTTATTATAGCGTTTGTTGATGTTATTTCGGGTTTGccccgcgtacttattcggttttttcccgacgtttcgtggccgtttcTGGTCACTTTTTCTGAGGGAATGAGGATAATCGTTCTGAAGGGAGGGTATTTATACTCCTGTACACAGAATTTTCCTACGTAAAACGTGTGGTTTTTTCCCCCCTgaggaaatcaatttaaatgtgtttatgtgCCCAACACTAGCAGAATCATTGTATATTCTGCTTAAAACAaggctaaatatattttttaaagtgatatgACGGCGAAAATTATTACACATTGAATTATCTTTCTTGCAGCGGATGGTTTTTCCCCTCaggtaatcaatttaaaaatctttGTGCGCCCTATACCAGCAGAATCATTGCATTTTCTGCTTAAAACAATGCTAAATTTATGTTTTCAGTGATATACGGGCAAGACTTGTTCTGGAAACTTCTCATTGAAATTAAATCTATCCTCATTTTTCCTATAtacttattgaaatatatttttatggcttGGTCTTAACAGGGCCAATGTCAAAATCGcttacttttcaggagagcagtttaAAGTTATAATGAAAACTTTAACCTTATTATACGGAATGACCCAAGAAATTCTATACAATTATAATCcataaattttatcttattttttttgaGACGTTGGCACTTTTTACAGTGTATAGTTCCCAAGATTTAAAGTGCTATGTAGGTATAATtacaaaagtgaaatttttttccattggccCTTATAGCACCAAGCCACAGATTTTCAATGTCGTTGAAATTATAcaggcatttaaatattttgaaattttttcggcAAAGATGCTTTGAAACCTGAGAGATATAAATCACAACAACAGACGAATGTAAATCGGTAATGTCGAAATATGAGACTTGAAAATACCGATTCACTTTGTCGTCCCATTTCTTGAAAACCTCACTTCTGGAAAAGACGCCTAtctattttagaatttttctacTTTGCAAGAACTTTGCTTCTGCGCAAaatcttcatcaaataaaatttcatgaggCCGAAAACGTCTTAAATCAAGACTCTACGATTTTAATGTTTAAAGTAATGAAAACAAGGCGATATTTCGGAAGCAGGCTGGTATGATATCCTTGAGATATCCTTGAGGACTCACAAAACTTCTCTTACGTAAGTCTAGCAGTATAAAATCCAGTTACTTGCTCTTCTGCACTTGACTCCGTAAAAAGTCACAATGTTTCATGCATAGCTTTGATACTTAGAAGTGTTCTCGAAAATGACGTATTGATGCATGTATTTTAAATGACCGACATCACTTTTATACGTGTTTTTATATACATATCCATTCTTTCCATGTGTTCCATTTTATGAAGTTCATTcgttttttgttatattttattttttagtctttTGTGTTGAGTTGGCGTCTTGgttatagagagaaaaataatggGTTGTTGTGCAAGAAGCAATATTGATATGTGagggataaagaaagataaaatagtgtgaggtgatattgaagtttttcttaTATATAATCCATTTGGTACATTAATATCATCCACTTCTCGGCTGAAAACACCTCAAATTTAAGACAGCTAAGGCCAACTGTGTGGCGACACGTATTTTTTTGCGACAGTCTTTATGCCTACCCACATTCGTACGGCACCCTGCGTCACCACATTACGAGAGTAAACGGTTCGGTCTGGTTGGACCGGTGCAGCTTCCCCGTTGGAAAGAGTGACTCCCTGCCTCCCCCACGCTATCCTATCCTCCCAATCCCAACAATATGCACTCACGTTCCACCCACAGCGCACCATGTCCAACCCGCTCCTTTCTCCCCACCACCCGTGACACTGCATCTCATTCGACCATATATGCCGCcgagagaagaggaggaggagggtctTGTCTGGCGGGGAAGATCGCAGTCGTCAGGGGTCCAGAAGAGAGTGCATCGCCGCGCCGCATAAAAGCCCTCACGTTCTCTCCCGGTCGTGTCTGCGTCTCTCTCGCGAGTCCATTGTGCGGGGGAAGGAAAGTAGTTGGGCCTCCCCTTCTCCTCCTCACTCGATTGTCCGGCGAAGGAAAGGGACTCCGTTATCGGAAGGGATGATCCGAGTCCCTGCTACGGAGAGAAGCATAGATGTTCCTCTCTATGGAGTCCTCCTCCATACGTTTCCTCTCTTGCCTCTAAGGAGGGAACTCTCTCTTTCGTTCTCCCGTTCTTCCACTTCATCGGAGGCAAGAGGCAGGCAGGCATGGCAATAGAAACTGAACGAAAGtcgaaaacagtaaaatttcaatagcttcgttGCTGGGAGCGCAATGTGGAGACAAAACTAAATGGATTAATGCCCgaagagctaaactcagggttgaaacgaaatagagtcaaaactacttcgctTCAAAACTacactaaacctctgggacgaaaccaAACGCAGGTAATGATTacttgcttcaccttcgaacagtttagtttcgacccaccaacgagtacgaagtatggttggttgaatgaagtagaggttcgtcCGTTAGATGCATAGGGCACTCATATTTCTACCATTAACTGGAGAACGGTGAACGTAAtcaggccattcgatttttaagctcgatgttttaacctctctactttctgtcatgaaatgggtcgaagcTGTTCtcccttttccccctccactcaacttctcgGATCGaaacttagggccgtattcttagtcgaccctacatatccgtccctacataacaaaaggcccctacatgcgtttctcagtcgaccctacataagtggtggggggtgattccgtcgtcaacttctctgagatgacgttGATCAAGGCCATATATGTGTAAGGTTCTGACAACCTCATCCGGCGGCCATTTTGATTCCTGAAGCGGGCGATGTTTGCATGTACGTGAACGCATATTACTCGCCAAGGATACGGTTTAATTTCTTTTAGCGATAGAATGAATGACTTTGTACTGTCGATTGTACACCTAATTACGCAATGTATCGTCTCTCAACATGGAATGTACTTCTGAAGAAAGTAAATAAGGTGTGGGacactttaaaatgttttgaaaatctcCGCATTCGTTATTAGAAAATGAGGCAATTCATCTCTTATTTGTGACATATTTGCGtaaaaaaactgattaaaaagtaCGAATCATTGATGGTCCgcagtgacgccgactccattgggcctgagggggcccgagccccctcaaaaattcgttatgggtgtgagaaaaaaatgtgtcaggcttgtccattttcctcggagtgtccagatatagagatTCAGGTTATCAAAGTTCTGATAGTGACgatatgattcttctaaaatgtttaataaacttaaaactcactacctataaaaatCCTGGGGTACCATCCTCCTAAATGACCCGATGGCATTTTTAGCCAGTCATGAATTAAGGAGCCACTTCGTgaatttaagcaattttttattGTCTTCCACCATCGTAGGCTATAAAACCTTACTTCAGAGAGTGGTAGTACCACCATATCGGTGATTAAGTTTGTCAAAGTTCTAATTATCATTTTGGTCGATGATTTAGTTATCTGATACGACTCCTATTTTATGCATGATATAATTGAAAAACAGACCTTTCCTAGTATTTGGagggaaacaaaggaaataagTGTTCTCTCGTGTTTTTTTTCGCTCTGTATTTCTCAGGACTTCTCTCTTTTAGATAACTGCCTTTACGGTGGCTTTAAAAAAAAGGcactttgtttcaaattattgcgGCCCCTTCATCCCAGTGTTCACCATGAAATTCTCTCAACACATCCCTCTAATTTCACCTCAGCATTCTTTCCACCGTTTCATCACCGCTAGAATCTCCCATCGCTTTGAAAGTATTTTTGCTCTCATTCATCAAGATCCGTTTAAAACAATCACGGGACTTTAGAACTAAAAAGGCAacgttttatttaacagtgtatgatacagtccaagaaaagaatttttcacaCATTAGCAGTGTAGAGATTCCACAGAAGACAAAATAACATTGCGGTGAACCATTTCTTACTAACTCTAACATGAATGTATttgattaaatgtaatttttaacaacCCATCTTCAAACAGGAAGTGGAGTTTGATTCGTAATTCCGTAAGCCCTATTCCAGCATATGTTTCCACGACAAACTCAAAGACTGGCCAGAAGATGTTCGCGGGATCTCCGGCTACACTGTAGACATCAAACATTAAAAAGCACGATGGAGgttcacaaaatataaatgaactatTCATCCAGGAAAAAACACCGGcacattatataataaatacgtgcggcttttggcgaatcagctaatacctttagactttaaataaatacacggtgacgtaaaatatttttttcattacttatattgtcATAAAAAATGATTTCTCGTATAATCGTAAAGTTAGAGAGATATTTCAgctcatttattccataattatcaaaatgaaataacattgaacactgcgcaacattcttcaaaatcagtatccgacgtaaaaatatggtgatcttaaatggtatttaccactcacacaacatgataatccttaaaacaaacaaatatttcatccacCCTCCTCTACGTGGACAGAGCTCAGCCATAGCCACCTAGTCAGCCCATtacaatggaatttagcatagggAATAGAGCTTAGCGCATATTCTACCGCACGCCAGCAGACGGCATATCTGGcgcggcaacaatactttcgtttaccttggcaaccagaaaacgtagccgtacggtgacattttatcaattggattttccaagcgatagagagcggatgcggcagcatattgtggtgttataaacgaagtttaaacgcactgttTACAGTATCAAACAGCTAAAGTGAGTGatacatcaatcacttgagtagtAGAGGAAGAAAGTAGTCATCTTGCAGGCGTTTGCAGTCAGcaacagccggcggagttccgtcTTCGGCCAGCAGAGTTCGAAAAGAGCTCGCGCAAATACGAGATTCCATTTATATCCTGCAGTTGAATCTCATAAtcgattccattcagtggatttggaGTTTGGAGATCTCGCCATCCACATTTTCCGCCacgtacatcatggaacggattttaaagagATGTGCATCGAGCACCTCTGGAAGTGTGATGGGtaacagcctggaggagaggctggataaaGAGTATATCAtccacctggagcacattcaaccgaATTTGATTAAAATCCCCAACGAGCTTCGAACccaggcagaaaaatggttgatttatctagtcggagtgactcccaagaccctggaccaaaaggagaggcgaaacatccacctgtcCGTTCTCCTCAATGGCATGGCATCCGGAACACTCACGGGGATACACAAGCTCACGAATCCCCCAAGGCCAGGGGAGCCAATGCCTCCGTGCtcgaaaatatacttcgacgacACCGAGGAGAAAATGCTGGCCGCGGAAGTCGTTGAAGAAGACCTGAGCGACGATTTGTGCTCAGAACTCAACGAAGCGGAAGGTGATGGTGCAAATTCGGCCAACGAAGaacgtgttcaagaccatccagtgacacaaactcctgtcgtcGCTAGTGAAAGCTCCCCTGGTGACAAAAACCGTCTTCCCATGACGGATgataagaaaagagaaggacacgaccatAGAAGTGGTAACACCGACGTTCGTCCAGATGCAGAAATTGATGGAGCTAATTCGGCCAAAAGAGaacgtgttcaagaccatccagaaactttggataagggaaaggctcacaaaaatgggaaaCTTATGGGAGATGTCGCAAATGAAGGCACTTATTACGGCAACTATCGATATCTTCCATCTGAgagtaaaataattggaaggaaaaaagCAACTAGTGtcgagaatcattcctttcatGGGAACGGTAGCGGTATCAATGCTCACCTCTTCTCACCAGTGCAATTTCAAGACTTGGAATATCCTGTTATGCCGCCTAAGAAACAAATACTGTGCCATAACATTAaaacgggatgcaatgacgcTTTCGGCCATGGTGAAGGTTattcattaaagccaatgtatatcccatcagaacccgTTGACGCCAACAACCTTCCTCatatgttggctgaagacgatagaaagaaatgggacaatagaatggaccgcgagaaaccatgtcaacataccgaaggtgattatataattaaaaacttcattccatcacaaaaaaccagaGCCTCCTACCATACTCTTGAGCCAGTTGAACGGATGGAATATAGGACCCACAGAATAgatcgcaagaaccctcatctCCACAACGAAGGTGTCGTTATAAACGATCACTGCGTGCCATCGCAACAacgtagagccttccacgatccttatgagccagctgagcacATAAAATTCTGTACCCAAAGATTGGACGCGAAGAATAATCGCTTCAAAGCTGAATATGACTTCAGGCACCCATGCCAACATGGGCCCACAGAAGATCGGGATCAACGGAAAGGCGCGATGCCTGGTGTCAGGTTTGCAACTgatccaccaccaccgaggcgaccCGCAGAAAATCTGGGCATCTCAGAAATGCCgttggattatctcctggagctagtggaccgggcttggagaggcgaggcaATTGATGAAGTTGAGAtactcctggaaagcgtttacgaggatatAAGGGAGGAGCCAGATaacgaatggctgtgggaacagcccgaccccctaataataagagaggccctacTACATAGGTTGACGCAGACAATCATCAACGAAATGAGGCGACAGGAGCATAAAGAGCTCCACCCGCAACAGACGACCCCTtcccgccaatacttcggccagacttcacctggatgcaagtgttcctcccactctaactaccaaatgcattcatcccaaaatgtaagtacataattcaaattacataattcaaattatattaaaatacctttgccgaggGTAAAGGGTTTGTTTCCTCTGAGTTACATACTAAATATGCACAAAGCGGGAATCCATCTCTGTTCTTGTGGAGGATATTGAAACGGTGAAAATCTAGATGCCGCGGTGGGTCTGATAGGCTGCATATGCCATTTTTTCATGCTGTATCTTTCGTTTGGGATAAGCATTTATGTGAATCTCACGAACAATAAAATCCACTTCTATGAATCTTTCGCATGTCTTAACCTTCGTCTAATCATCTATATTTGTGTGAATACAccacacaaaaaagaaaaaaagatcaCAAAAACTTGTGAATGACCCTATTCAAAACTTAATTCTATAAGCACATTAAAAGTCATAGCCAAAACGATAAGTTTGGGGGGCACGAACACAGGGGGTTAGGGGGGTTTAACTCTCCGCTGGGGAATATATGAAGACTATCATCTCTAGTAatcgcattttatgctattttgacacttaaaattacacaattaatcAGTCGTCGGGAAGTTGTTTGGCTAAAACATAATGGTAGAGtacaaagagtttgagggttctaggtgaacccttcgaaggatacaacgcaccggggccgggaaccaagtcaggggcttatacgcccagaaacccggggaggggaaggaagagaaggaaaaacgatagaggcgccgtcgcgatgggagcccgccgacgcctctgggaacggataggttcggaagggacgggacCAGGGAAAAACAACCCCAACGCTGTAGGAGCGAAGgcggtcctactattagcgaaaccaagcattaGCAATTAATGTtatagcgatcctagtggattttcctatgaggaagaaaaatccatcgatcgaatcgctagatattgGTGGAGAACAATACATTTGTCTTATAGGTCTATATTGTTCTGCTAAATGAATTGTTTTAGGGGGTGCGTGTCCCCCTGTGCCCCCCTCTCTAAGCCGTTGACCACTTTAGATATCAGCTCAACATAATCCATAACGAACGCTTCCTTCTTCATCGCAGATGACTCGTAAGGATTACGGCGATgcatgggaaggaggagaaagaacacatcattcccgcacccattgccgtaaacacaacaaaccatccatggaggaaacgaaGCAGTAACAACGCAGAACTGGACATCTGGCAGGAATGGTAGCTGGTGAAAATCAGCCGCGACGAAGACAGCAGAGAGGTACAGTAGATATGGCTGCCTATCTGCAAgactacgaagaaatggaacgcgatttgaaaattctcgagaagaagaggaaatctatgataacggcatacaatgaagggctgcagagACTGTCGaacccaaatgttccactccaaagtgtatggatgccacttcgcagcgaactggatgacatcacgtgcgagataaatatgttaaaattagaactatctcaattggatcaatattatgaaatggatatcaaaaaagatattcactcttATCAACCTGTGATTGTACACAAACCTGTGAttgtgacacaaactcctgtcgtcGCTAGTGAAAGCTCCCCTGGTGACAAAAACCGTTTTCCCAAGccgaatgaaaaggaaagagaaggacacgaccatAGAACGGGTAACACCAACGTTCGcccagatgccgaaggtgaggtAAAAAATTCAATCTATTCCAAACCCGTGAACAGTGGAACATTTAATCATTCTGACGTGCCAACTGAACAGCAATCAAAAGGCAGGAATGAGGGTAATTGTCGCAAAAGTGCGAACCACAGAGAAAAAGATAATTTGATTAAGGCAAAAAGCCGAGACGAGGTAACAGATTACATTAATACTCGTGTCAGCGTTGAATATGAGGTGGTAAATTCTCAGCATTTCCCACCAAAAAATCCTGGCGCAAAACATCATTCTTGCGTGCCTACCGAACGGAAGACAGAAACTTTGGATATGggaaaggctcacaaaaatgggaacctTAAGGGAGATGTTGCAAATGACGGCATTTATTACGGAAACTATCGATATCTTTCATCTGAgagtaaaataattggaaggaaaaatgaaactgttgtcgagaatcattcctttcatGGGAACGGTAACGGTATTAATGTAcaccacttctcaccagagcaa
This genomic interval from Ischnura elegans chromosome 5, ioIscEleg1.1, whole genome shotgun sequence contains the following:
- the LOC124159817 gene encoding uncharacterized protein LOC124159817, coding for MPGVRFATDPPPPRRPAENLGISEMPLDYLLELVDRAWRGEAIDEVEILLESVYEDIREEPDNEWLWEQPDPLIIREALLHRLTQTIINEMRRQEHKELHPQQTTPSRQYFGQTSPGCKCSSHSNYQMHSSQNMTRKDYGDAWEGGERTHHSRTHCRKHNKPSMEETKQ